One Oncorhynchus kisutch isolate 150728-3 linkage group LG11, Okis_V2, whole genome shotgun sequence genomic region harbors:
- the LOC109899124 gene encoding fibroblast growth factor-binding protein 2 produces the protein MRFLWPLFFLLCLRVLPSTEAKYQISDDKMLQLPPPLAGKMPKNSVTSSGGFSTKVGHNCTWDTSREGVVNLLVSCNSGEQTYWCRYTGQPDLCQAYSDRKAQVRHWKQLVGKLKKRNNACKGEKVLKTPTCKGPMDSHMKLKEKGNSGGEKDPLPLAPEMVEKEEKKEDRTLLEERNWDGEINDMEPVENYCAEGWHSVCSFFVSFFEG, from the coding sequence ATGAGGTTCCTGTGGCCCCTGTTCTTCCTCCTGTGCCTTCGTGTCCTACCCAGCACCGAGGCCAAATACCAGATCTCCGACGACAAGATGTTGCAGCTCCCACCACCATTGGCAGGCAAGATGCCCAAGAACTCTGTAACAAGCTCAGGAGGGTTCAGCACAAAGGTTGGCCATAACTGTACTTGGGATACGTCTCGGGAGGGCGTGGTGAATCTGCTGGTCAGCTGTAACTCCGGGGAGCAGACCTACTGGTGCCGCTACACTGGACAGCCAGACTTGTGCCAAGCCTACAGTGACAGGAAGGCACAGGTCAGGCACTGGAAACAACTGGTGGGCAAGCTGAAGAAGAGGAACAACGCGTGCAAAGGGGAGAAAGTGCTGAAGACCCCCACCTGCAAGGGCCCCATGGACTCCCACATGAAACTCAAAGAGAAGGGGAacagtggaggagagaaggatcCATTGCCCCTGGCTCCTGAAatggtagagaaggaggagaagaaagaggataGGACTCTGTTGGAGGAGAGGAATTGGGATGGAGAGATAAACGACATGGAGCCAGTGGAGAATTACTGTGCCGAGGGATGGCATTCTGTCTGTTCTTTCTTTGTAAGCTTTTTTGAAGGTTAA
- the LOC109899125 gene encoding protein phosphatase 1 regulatory subunit 3C-B-like: MPGPVMPVDIAMQMYITHSPPLRSFLSSYENLKVKNRENHYKPLRPCISSQRPLEARKSPKTTIKIPKGKKKVVFADSKGMSLTAIHVFSKFDEKPVLSDLQFDLTDLENANMQLKISTMRSLVLDFPQPAADYLAFRNRLLKDSVCLENCTLQERSLTGTVKVRNLGFEKSVQVRLTVDSWKTHTDIDCTFINNVYSCQDTDTFTFVFDLPSYVHPYNKVEFCICFKNKDQVFWDNNDGENYMLKPIGWNGEDVQTLAKTIVEHRKPAEHTNGNKLLEMEFDQFGSPRLSSGLFPGWQSLGRIENGANYW; encoded by the coding sequence ATGCCAGGCCCTGTTATGCCTGTAGATATTGCTATGCAGATGTACATCACACACTCTCCACCTCTCCGGAGCTTCCTCAGCTCCTATGAGAACTTGAAGGTCAAGAACCGAGAAAACCACTACAAGCCCCTCCGGCCCTGCATTAGCTCCCAAAGGCCCTTGGAGGCCCGGAAGAGCCCCAAGACCACCATAAAGATCCCCAAAGGCAAGAAGAAAGTGGTCTTTGCCGACTCCAAAGGCATGTCCCTCACAGCCATCCACGTCTTTTCAAAGTTCGATGAAAAGCCTGTGCTCTCCGACTTACAATTTGACCTTACAGACCTGGAGAATGCCAACATGCAGCTGAAGATCAGCACCATGCGAAGCCTGGTGCTGGACTTCCCCCAACCCGCTGCAGACTATCTGGCCTTCCGGAACCGGCTGTTGAAGGACTCTGTGTGCCTGGAAAACTGCACACTGCAGGAGAGGTCACTCACAGGCACTGTGAAAGTCCGAAACCTTGGCTTTGAGAAATCTGTCCAGGTCCGGTTGACCGTTGACTCATGGAAAACCCACACAGACATAGACTGCACCTTCATAAACAATGTCTACAGTTGCCAGGACACAGATACATTCACCTTTGTCTTTGATCTGCCAAGTTACGTGCATCCTTATAATAAAGTTGAATTTTGCATATGTTTCAAGAACAAAGACCAGGTTTTCTGGGACAATAATGATGGGGAAAACTACATGCTCAAACCCATTGGGTGGAATGGAGAGGATGTGCAAACACTGGCCAAAACCATTGTTGAGCATAGGAAACCAGCAGAGCACACCAATGGTAATAAACTACTGGAGATGGAGTTTGACCAGTTTGGAAGTCCCCGTTTATCAAGTGGACTCTTTCCTGGGTGGCAAAGCTTGGGCAGAATTGAGAATGGTGCCAACTACTGGTGA